Proteins encoded by one window of Pempheris klunzingeri isolate RE-2024b chromosome 14, fPemKlu1.hap1, whole genome shotgun sequence:
- the hmgn1b gene encoding non-histone chromosomal protein HMG-like, translating to MPKRSKADAGDSAPKRRSLRLQDRPVPAKAEAKPKPKKGPAKPKKAKEAVKAKPEEKAPEAPAENGEAKAEEEAPATDAAEQKDEAAE from the exons ATGCCTAAAAGGAGCAAA GCAGATGCAGGTGACTCAGCG CCCAAGAGGAGATCTCTCAGGTTGCAAGAT AGACCCGTACCTGCAAAGGCAGAGGCCAAACCTAAGCCAAAG AAGGGACCCGCTAAGCCCAAGAAAGCCAAGGAGGCGGTGAAGGCCAAGCCCGAGGAGAAAGCACCAGAGGCCCCTGCTGAGAATGGCGAAGCCAAAGCTGAGGAAGAG GCACCGGCTACAGACGCAGCTGAACAAAAAGACGAGGCAGCAGAATAA